In the Diospyros lotus cultivar Yz01 chromosome 13, ASM1463336v1, whole genome shotgun sequence genome, tcgcaaaaagaaaaggaaaaaaaaaaaacagcttCCTGCTCAATCTAACAAGAGCATCAATTAGGTTTCGAAAAGGATTATGGAAGCCTCAAGTAGAAATGGCCAAGATTCGTCACCGAGAAGAGAATCACAAGACGCCGCACCGTACTCACTTTTCTCTCCGGAAAACATGATAAGAACGAAAAATAATCGACGAGCagtaaaaaaccaaaaaagatCAGGATCACGAGTCTAAGAACAACACGAGGGAAGCGAATTGACATTTCTAGAAAGATAGATACAGGCACACAACCATGGGCATACAGAAAGAGAAATTGAGCACGAAAGTGGCGAAATTAAGATGCAAATAAACCTGAGAAAACCCTAATCTAAGCAATTGAACGCAAAGTAAGAAGGAGCCGTACCTTACACCAGTGATGGCCTTATCGCCAGGCGGTTTGTCGAACCCTAGCTTAGCTTCCTGCGGAGGGGCGAAATAGGCGTTCGCTACTCTATTTATAGTTACTAACGTACAAGTTTCGACGGTCCGGATGAACTCAAGTTGTATCGGAGGGTTGGTAGAGAGTTCAGGAGGGTCATGGGCCTATTGCCCCAAATTCCAATCTCGTTAGCTTGtgcttaattttaaataattttaattctattgtcatcaaatcttattttatattttatttagatataaaattatgagtaaTGCTATTTACACATTAAGATTACACCAATCTTAACACCTCATTAATCAATTATAGTACATCCCTCATTCAATACTACTTGCACATTCAAGCAAGAAATGCTACTTTGCCCAGGAGACTGATCGAGAGGCtctaaaatgatgaaaatgcCCCCTGCAATTGCTTCACCTTATCTTCTATTGCTACTGCCTTTCTCATCTCTCTCCCATTTCCAATGGTCATTGTCGTCTTGCCTCCTCACCATCGTCGTCGCCACCTCTCACCTCGCACTACCTCACTTCTTGCTCGTTGATTGCCATTGCATCCATCGTGACAGATGCAACTATGGTCAGCAAGTAAGAGGTGAGATAGCACGAGGCGAAAGTGACGAGGAGGCAATGCTACAACAACCATGGGAAggaagagagatgagagaggcGGCAACCATGGAAGAGAATGGGAAGCAATTGCAGAAGACATGAATATGATgggcatttttgtcattttggcaTGCTTCTATAAACCAATGGGTTAGCTTTCAGGCAAAGTAGCATTTCTCCATTCAAGTTGATActtcattaatcaattattaatacACCTCTCATCTAATGTTACTTGCATACACTTCTTATTAATGAAGTGTCAATATGAGTGTCAACTTGAATGTACAATGACCCCTCACTTAAAACTCTAATTTACAATCTATAATGCTTTAATAATAAAGAATATATTGGTAATTGTGAGGGATATATTGATAAGAACAATGCTCCTTATACACTGAGGGTTACACCTAGTCGCATAAATAACCAAAATGTCCtcacaaaaattacaaatttgctTCCTCTGCCCTTGGTTACCTTCCTTATCTTCCCACGGTCGTTTGCTGCAATAGTCAGTCGTCACCTTTCTCTCGCCATCTTCGCCTCGCCTTACGCCAACCGTTGAGTCTTGGTTCCTCGTGTCAACCACCACCTCACCTTTCCTCGTATAGACTGTCGCAAATCCTCCCTTTCCGTGCTAGTTGGCACGAGGTGAGGTGACAATCGATGCTAGGTGAGGCAACACAACGGTCGACGCGAAGCGAGGCGGCGACCGACGATTACAgtaggcaattgtgggaaaaagaGAAGAGGTAGCCAAGGGCAAGGGAAGTAAATTTGCAATTTATATGAGGGCATTTTGATCATTTGTACACTTGGCCGTAGCCCAAGATGTAGACctcaatatataaataatatagttCTATTGATAAATGATTAATGAGGTATAAACAAAAATGTCAATAAGAATATCCGGGGTAGCATTTTTCTTAACCAATTATCATATTGTGTAGAAATGATGTGATGACTGATGACGTGGAACTCCAccattttattataataataataataataataactaacaaataataataataataataattcatcaCGAGTTGTGTTTTAAAACCATCTTTACGTGACACTTCTTTTTAATCAAAAATTctgataagaaaattaaaaaaacagagCCATTCCCGCCAATATCTGTTATTTCTAATGCTTTCTGCTTAATTCCTCATCTTCTCTTGTTCTTGCTCCCAAGCAACAAAGAGAAGTAGAACAGGATCCTGAAGAAGAACCCGAAAGCCACCGTGATCCAGAAGCAGCTCCACTTGCTGAAATCAGTGATCCCCTGCGTCTTCAGTATGTCCATGCCAGTCGTCAAGCAAGTCGAGCTCGTGATGTTCACTCCCAGCGAACTGCTTATTGTCTTCAACAGCTTCACCTTCACAGAGCTCGGCATCGCCCCCAACGGCGAGTTGTCAAAGATCTGAACACCCCTCACAAAGCACTTACTCGGATCGTCAAACTCGTTCTGCAACACTCCCTCGTACGGGTACTTCACCAGCGACAAGTAATGGAACCAGAGCCAGTACGGCGGGATCCGGTCTCTGGTTATGAAGAAGCCGCTGAAGAGCAGAAAGTAGGCTAAAATGGCGACGACAACCGTGTATCCCAGCATCACGTGGGAAACCACGCCGGAGAGGAAGGTCACGAAGGAGCTTCCGGCCCAGAACGCCGCCACCATtattagaagaaagaagaggaaaCCGGAAAACCCGCCGGCGAGCCCCACCGCCCAGAACGTGGCCGCCGAGAAAGTCAGTGACAGAATCAGAATCGACGGGATTGAGGTTAAACAGTGGGAGAGAACGTAGGAAGACCTGCGATAGGCATTGTAGGCCGTTTCTCTCATGAAGATGTAGCGTTCCATTAGAAAGACGGGAATCGCTTCGGCGCAGGTGTAGAAAGTGGTTGACATGGCGAAGGCGAAGAAGCCGAGTCTTTCTTGGACGCCTTTTGGGGAGTCGTCGAGCCGCCAGAACATGGTAGCGAGGATGATTCCGGTTACGAGAACGGCGCCGAGCCGGATCCCGAAGAGCTCGGGCGAGCGGCGGGAGTTTGTGAGTGATCGTTTGGCGATCACCAGGACCTCGATCCAGAACGGATTTGCGAAAGTCGGCATTGAAGATTCGGTGGCAACGCCGGTGGCACCGCCTCCGGAGACTAGCTTTCCCCGAGAAACGCTGGCGCTAATAGCGTCTTTCAGCGACTGTTTCGGCCGGTATTTGGTGCTTCCCCGAATCGTTCTTTTCATTCGCCATGATTTGTTGAAATCTACTAGGGTCTTGGTTCCGCTAGGAGAGCCTTCAAGCTCTCGGATCAAATCCAGAGCGAATTCAGTTCGGTTCTCGTTCTCCGGGATCGGGTGCCCGAACTCTGCGAAGAACTGGGGCAGGCTGCCCGGAGACCCGTTGAAAACGGTTTGCCCACGGGAAAGGAAGATCAACCGATCGAGAAGGTTCACAATCCGGTAACTGGGTTGATGAATCGACATGATCACGATGCTTCCGCTCTGAGCAATTCGCTGCAAGACCTTCACGACCATGAAGGCGCTGGTGGAGTCGAGCCCCGAAGTCGGTTCGTCGAGGAAGAGGATGATCGGGTCGTGGATTATGTCGGTCCCGATTGAGACCCGTCTGCGTTCCCCTCCAGACACGCCTCGGTGGCCCTCGTCGCCGATCACTGTCTTGGCGGCGCTCCTGAGCCCGAGCTGGTCGATCAGAGCCTGGACTCTCGCTTTCTTCTTCGACGCCGATAAGGTTCGAGGCAGCCGGAATTCCGCAGAGAACATGAGAGTTTCTTCCACCGTTAACATGGGAAACAACAAATCGTCCTGCATCACATAGGCAGAGATCACTTTCAGAAGCTTAGATTGCAAAACTTCGCCGTTCAGAGTTACGGTGCCTTTCAGGCTTTCTTTGGCGATGCGGTCGGCGAGCGCGTCGATAAGGGTGGATTTCCCGGAGCCACTGGCGCCGAGAACGGCCATGATCTCGCCTTCCCTGGCCTCGCCGGAGATGTCGTTCAGCAAAACCTTCGTGTTCCCATTGACCATATTTTCCGGCAACTCGAGCTCGGCCCTCCTCCTAAACCACCCCGGCAACTCCATTTTCTGGCGCACCTGTTGATGATCATTCCAATCATTACCTCTCAGAGAAGAAGAGCATTTACATTCgtgtcttttcatttttttttttttgagttttatatCTATCTCATTGTAACCAGCTTATTAATTACAAGTACTTTACCTTCACACAATACGTTAAATTACTGAACGAGAGAACGAACGGCAACGACGAGGGCTCGGAGAAGTCGAGTACGCGGTGTGCCGGCGGGGAGCTCTCGTCTGCGGAAAACTCGTTGTGGGAGTCTCCGACACGCTGCAAAAGCTCACCAAGCGTGAAGGACAGGGTGTGTTGGGGTCTCCGGCTGAAGTCTTGAAGCTCCATCCTTTGCCTTGGACCCAAGAAGGGCGTATTACTGGCAGAAGACAAGTAATCGGCTCCTAAAAGGGACATCTTTGGTTTAGCTGATGAGCGTGGAAGGCCATgcgtacacacacacacacacacacatacatatatatagatagatagatagaggtAGGTAATAGTTTTGAAGGGTTTTGGTGGGTgcagagaagaggaagaggaagaggaagagtaAAGAGTAGGAGGTTCTGACTAATTAGGGAGGGAGATGAGAGTGGTGAGGGGTCAGTAGGTGGGGATTGTTGGGTCTGCTTTCTACTGGT is a window encoding:
- the LOC127787819 gene encoding ABC transporter G family member 20-like gives rise to the protein MSLLGADYLSSASNTPFLGPRQRMELQDFSRRPQHTLSFTLGELLQRVGDSHNEFSADESSPPAHRVLDFSEPSSLPFVLSFSNLTYCVKVRQKMELPGWFRRRAELELPENMVNGNTKVLLNDISGEAREGEIMAVLGASGSGKSTLIDALADRIAKESLKGTVTLNGEVLQSKLLKVISAYVMQDDLLFPMLTVEETLMFSAEFRLPRTLSASKKKARVQALIDQLGLRSAAKTVIGDEGHRGVSGGERRRVSIGTDIIHDPIILFLDEPTSGLDSTSAFMVVKVLQRIAQSGSIVIMSIHQPSYRIVNLLDRLIFLSRGQTVFNGSPGSLPQFFAEFGHPIPENENRTEFALDLIRELEGSPSGTKTLVDFNKSWRMKRTIRGSTKYRPKQSLKDAISASVSRGKLVSGGGATGVATESSMPTFANPFWIEVLVIAKRSLTNSRRSPELFGIRLGAVLVTGIILATMFWRLDDSPKGVQERLGFFAFAMSTTFYTCAEAIPVFLMERYIFMRETAYNAYRRSSYVLSHCLTSIPSILILSLTFSAATFWAVGLAGGFSGFLFFLLIMVAAFWAGSSFVTFLSGVVSHVMLGYTVVVAILAYFLLFSGFFITRDRIPPYWLWFHYLSLVKYPYEGVLQNEFDDPSKCFVRGVQIFDNSPLGAMPSSVKVKLLKTISSSLGVNITSSTCLTTGMDILKTQGITDFSKWSCFWITVAFGFFFRILFYFSLLLGSKNKRR